Proteins from a single region of Sphingomonas swuensis:
- the cobT gene encoding cobaltochelatase subunit CobT, producing the protein MAETTPLDRFRQVLAGAARAIARDPEVEVAFASESGAQGGKLARVVSPGPGLAPRLVAEARGAADSVALRLRHHDAKLHGTQAPADPEARAVFDALEGARVEALGARAMAGVRGNLSELAEARIRSDAITRARSAEEVPLATAIGLLARERLTGEAPPEAAARGLELVRPWIEEKAAGDLDSLALALDDQAAFAALARKLLEDLELVAAEDTPEEDPDEGGEDEQGEDEGEDDSDDEEQDAGPQGGEMEQRAQQEQSDEEQEDLDADDSDEEPGEPGEQGESSAAARPNRRPNEPELAGDYRAFTTRFDEVVEASDLCDEEELNRLRAYLDTQLGALQGVVTRLANRLQRRLMAQQARSWDFDQEEGLLDAARLARVIVSPGHSLSYKIERETEFKDTVVSLLIDNSGSMRGRPISIAAISADILARTLERCGVATEILGFTTRAWKGGQSREAWLGDGRPPSPGRLNDLRHIVYKRADEPYRHARRNLGLMMREGLLKENIDGEALLWAHGRLIARPEERRILMVISDGAPVDDSTASANGGAYLEKHLRQVIGWIETRSPVELSAIGIGHDVTRYYERAVTIMDAEQLGGALVEQLAGLFDLKG; encoded by the coding sequence GTGGCCGAAACCACGCCGCTCGATCGCTTCCGCCAGGTGCTTGCGGGCGCCGCGCGAGCGATCGCGCGCGACCCCGAGGTGGAGGTCGCCTTCGCTTCCGAGAGCGGGGCGCAGGGCGGCAAGCTGGCGCGAGTGGTGTCGCCGGGGCCGGGGTTGGCGCCGCGACTGGTCGCCGAAGCGCGCGGCGCGGCGGATTCGGTCGCGCTGAGGCTTCGTCACCATGATGCCAAGCTGCACGGCACTCAGGCGCCGGCCGACCCCGAGGCACGGGCAGTGTTCGACGCGCTCGAGGGAGCACGGGTCGAGGCGCTGGGCGCCCGGGCCATGGCCGGGGTTCGCGGGAACCTCTCCGAGTTGGCCGAGGCGCGGATCCGGAGCGATGCGATCACCCGGGCCCGGAGCGCGGAGGAAGTCCCGCTCGCGACCGCGATCGGACTGCTCGCGCGCGAGCGGCTGACCGGCGAGGCGCCGCCCGAGGCGGCCGCGCGCGGGCTCGAACTGGTGCGCCCCTGGATCGAGGAGAAAGCGGCTGGCGACCTCGATTCGCTTGCGCTTGCGCTCGATGACCAGGCCGCCTTCGCTGCGCTAGCCCGCAAGCTGCTCGAGGATCTTGAGCTGGTCGCGGCCGAAGACACTCCCGAGGAGGATCCGGACGAGGGCGGCGAGGACGAGCAGGGCGAAGACGAAGGCGAGGACGACTCGGACGACGAGGAGCAGGATGCCGGGCCGCAGGGCGGCGAGATGGAGCAGCGCGCCCAGCAGGAACAGTCCGACGAGGAGCAGGAGGACCTCGACGCCGACGACAGCGACGAGGAGCCCGGCGAGCCCGGCGAGCAGGGCGAGAGCAGCGCCGCCGCCCGCCCGAACCGTCGGCCGAACGAACCCGAACTTGCGGGCGACTATCGCGCCTTCACCACTCGCTTCGACGAAGTGGTCGAGGCCAGCGACCTGTGCGACGAGGAGGAACTGAACCGGCTGCGCGCCTATCTCGATACGCAGCTCGGGGCGTTGCAGGGGGTGGTGACACGACTCGCCAACCGGCTGCAGCGGCGGCTGATGGCGCAACAGGCGCGCTCATGGGACTTCGACCAGGAGGAAGGGCTGCTCGACGCGGCACGGCTGGCGCGGGTGATCGTCTCGCCCGGCCACAGCCTGAGCTACAAGATCGAGCGCGAGACCGAGTTCAAGGACACGGTCGTGAGCCTGCTGATCGACAACAGCGGGTCGATGCGCGGGCGGCCGATCAGCATCGCCGCGATCAGCGCAGACATCCTCGCGCGGACCCTCGAGCGGTGCGGGGTCGCGACCGAGATCCTCGGCTTCACCACCCGGGCGTGGAAGGGCGGACAGAGCCGCGAGGCGTGGCTGGGGGACGGCCGGCCACCCTCGCCGGGGCGGCTCAACGATCTCAGGCACATCGTCTACAAGCGCGCCGACGAGCCCTATCGCCATGCGCGGCGCAACCTCGGGCTGATGATGCGCGAGGGACTGCTCAAGGAGAATATCGACGGCGAGGCGCTGCTCTGGGCGCATGGCCGGCTGATCGCACGGCCCGAGGAGCGGCGAATCCTGATGGTCATCAGCGACGGCGCGCCGGTGGACGATTCGACCGCGAGCGCCAATGGCGGCGCCTATCTGGAAAAGCATCTGCGCCAGGTGATCGGCTGGATCGAGACCCGCTCGCCGGTCGAGCTGTCGGCGATCGGGATCGGTCACGACGTGACCCGCTATTACGAGCGGGCGGTGACGATCATGGATGCCGAGCAATTGGGCGGGGCGCTGGTCGAGCAGCTGGCCGGCCTGTTCGACCTCAAGGGCTGA
- a CDS encoding nucleoside deaminase, with the protein MRRALDLAAEAAAAGEVPVGAVVTRAGTIVGEGRNGMREGHDPTAHAEIVALRAASTFLGTSRLDDCTLWVSLEPCAMCAGAIALARIEALRFAAEDPKGGAVVNGPRLFGQPTCHHRPEVLGGIGEEEAAAMLRDFFKERR; encoded by the coding sequence ATGCGCCGCGCGCTCGACCTTGCCGCAGAGGCGGCAGCGGCCGGCGAGGTGCCGGTTGGCGCGGTCGTGACCCGCGCAGGTACGATCGTCGGCGAAGGCCGCAACGGCATGCGCGAAGGGCATGATCCCACCGCCCATGCCGAAATCGTCGCCTTGCGCGCAGCCTCGACTTTCCTTGGCACGAGCAGACTCGACGACTGCACCCTGTGGGTCAGTCTCGAACCCTGCGCGATGTGCGCGGGTGCGATCGCGCTTGCCCGCATCGAGGCGTTACGGTTCGCGGCGGAGGATCCAAAGGGCGGCGCTGTGGTCAACGGGCCGCGATTGTTCGGCCAGCCGACGTGCCATCACCGCCCGGAAGTGCTTGGCGGGATCGGTGAGGAGGAAGCGGCGGCGATGCTTCGCGACTTCTTCAAGGAACGACGCTGA
- a CDS encoding VOC family protein — translation MANSTGSFIWYELMTPDPDGAKAFYDAVVGWDIEPKPAGEFDYRMIRRGDGGNAGGVLRLDPAMAEHGATPSWLGYLSVEDVDRAVADAVADGAATLMPPWSAPGVGRMAMIADPTGAPLYLMKPDGPADATSDVFSVDQPQHVRWNELGSADAERAVAFYTRHFGWTQQGSMPMGEYGDYRFIQHGETGIGAMMGLMPGVTRSAWTYYLGVDDIDRATAAVNAGGGKVLMGPHQIPGGEFSLTGIDPQGAAFGLVGPRHGETA, via the coding sequence ATGGCTAATTCGACCGGAAGCTTCATCTGGTACGAGCTGATGACCCCCGATCCCGACGGGGCCAAGGCCTTCTACGACGCCGTGGTCGGCTGGGACATCGAACCGAAACCCGCCGGAGAGTTCGACTATCGGATGATCCGGCGCGGCGATGGCGGCAATGCCGGCGGCGTGCTTCGCCTCGATCCGGCGATGGCCGAGCATGGCGCCACCCCGTCCTGGCTCGGTTACCTGTCCGTCGAGGATGTCGACCGTGCGGTCGCCGACGCGGTCGCGGACGGCGCGGCCACGCTGATGCCGCCCTGGTCGGCACCCGGTGTCGGCCGGATGGCGATGATCGCCGATCCGACGGGCGCTCCCCTCTACCTGATGAAGCCCGACGGACCGGCCGACGCGACCAGCGACGTCTTCTCGGTCGACCAGCCGCAGCATGTCCGCTGGAACGAGCTTGGCAGTGCCGATGCCGAGCGCGCGGTCGCCTTCTACACCCGTCACTTCGGCTGGACCCAGCAGGGCTCGATGCCGATGGGCGAATATGGCGACTATCGCTTCATCCAGCATGGCGAGACGGGCATCGGCGCAATGATGGGGCTGATGCCGGGCGTGACCCGCTCGGCCTGGACCTATTATCTCGGCGTCGACGACATCGACCGAGCGACCGCCGCGGTGAACGCGGGCGGCGGCAAGGTGCTGATGGGCCCGCACCAGATCCCCGGCGGCGAGTTCAGCCTTACTGGGATCGACCCTCAAGGCGCGGCCTTCGGCCTCGTCGGCCCCCGCCATGGAGAAACGGCATGA
- a CDS encoding DUF1428 domain-containing protein, with protein sequence MAYVDGFVIPVKVGDRQAFIDHARQMDAIMIEEGALRIVECWADDVPEGKQTDFHRSVDRQEGETVCFSWIEWPDKATRDAAFARMGQNEVMMKTPMPFDGKRMIFGGFEPIVLLEKANG encoded by the coding sequence ATGGCCTACGTCGATGGATTCGTCATTCCTGTGAAGGTCGGCGACCGCCAGGCCTTCATCGATCACGCGCGGCAGATGGACGCGATCATGATCGAGGAAGGTGCGCTCAGGATCGTAGAATGCTGGGCCGACGATGTGCCCGAAGGCAAGCAGACCGACTTCCATCGCTCGGTCGACCGACAGGAGGGCGAGACGGTCTGCTTCTCCTGGATCGAATGGCCGGACAAGGCGACCCGTGACGCCGCTTTCGCGCGCATGGGTCAGAATGAGGTGATGATGAAGACGCCCATGCCGTTCGACGGCAAGCGGATGATCTTCGGCGGCTTCGAGCCCATCGTCCTGCTGGAGAAGGCCAATGGCTAA
- a CDS encoding hemolysin family protein — MSGTLLPFPWFDLILILALVALNGVFAMSELAIVSAREARLKAMVKAGSGGAKTALQLASDPSRFLSTVQIGITLIGILAGAYSGASLGTPVAQRLTFLGLSAETTESVAFGIVIVLTTFASLIVGELVPKQFALRNPEPIAATMARPMFWLSKATAPFVWLLDKTSALIFRALGLNRESQNQVTAEELHLVVAEAQTAGVLEESERAIISGIVRLADRPVREVMTPRTEVDWIDIDSSVEEIKAALAETPHSRLPVAEGSVEEIVGVVQTRDMLDALLAGRPLDLRALARKAPVIPDMMDAMDALGVLRSAEVPLALVHDEYGHLDGICTPGSILAALAGTFANDQEDEDPPLVEREDGSWLVSGAATADLLDDRLGVNLPAERDYSTVAGFALSVLKHLPETGERFDHDGWRFEVVDMDGRKIDKLLATRRRRREPVED, encoded by the coding sequence ATGAGCGGCACCCTGCTCCCCTTTCCCTGGTTCGACCTGATCCTGATCCTGGCGTTGGTCGCGCTCAACGGCGTGTTCGCGATGAGCGAACTCGCGATCGTCTCGGCGCGCGAGGCGCGGCTGAAGGCAATGGTCAAGGCGGGCAGCGGCGGCGCGAAGACCGCGCTCCAGCTGGCGTCGGACCCGAGCCGCTTCCTGTCGACGGTGCAGATCGGGATCACCTTGATCGGAATCCTGGCCGGTGCCTATTCGGGCGCGAGCCTCGGGACCCCCGTCGCGCAGCGGCTGACCTTCCTCGGCCTGTCCGCGGAGACGACCGAAAGCGTCGCCTTCGGAATCGTGATCGTCCTGACCACCTTCGCCAGCCTGATCGTCGGCGAGCTGGTGCCCAAGCAGTTCGCGCTGCGCAATCCCGAGCCGATCGCGGCGACCATGGCGCGGCCGATGTTCTGGCTGTCCAAGGCGACCGCGCCGTTCGTGTGGCTGCTCGACAAGACGTCGGCGCTGATCTTCCGCGCGCTCGGACTCAACCGCGAGAGCCAGAACCAGGTCACCGCCGAGGAACTCCACCTCGTCGTCGCCGAGGCGCAGACCGCGGGCGTGCTCGAGGAATCCGAGCGCGCGATCATCTCGGGCATCGTCCGGCTGGCCGACCGTCCGGTTCGCGAGGTCATGACCCCGCGGACCGAGGTCGACTGGATCGACATCGATTCGAGCGTCGAGGAGATCAAGGCGGCGCTCGCCGAGACCCCGCACAGCCGGCTTCCCGTGGCCGAAGGTTCGGTCGAGGAAATCGTCGGGGTGGTGCAGACCCGCGACATGCTCGACGCGCTTCTCGCCGGACGGCCACTCGACCTTCGGGCGCTGGCGCGCAAGGCACCGGTCATCCCCGACATGATGGACGCGATGGATGCACTCGGCGTGCTGCGCTCGGCCGAGGTGCCACTGGCGCTGGTGCACGACGAATATGGCCATCTCGACGGCATCTGCACCCCGGGCTCGATCCTCGCGGCGCTGGCCGGGACCTTTGCCAACGACCAGGAGGACGAGGATCCGCCACTGGTCGAGCGCGAGGACGGCAGCTGGCTGGTCTCGGGGGCCGCGACCGCCGACCTGCTCGACGACCGGCTGGGGGTGAACCTTCCGGCCGAGCGCGACTATTCGACCGTCGCGGGTTTCGCCCTGTCGGTGCTCAAGCATCTGCCCGAGACGGGCGAACGGTTCGACCATGACGGCTGGCGCTTCGAGGTGGTCGACATGGACGGGCGCAAGATCGACAAGCTGCTGGCCACGCGCCGGCGGCGGCGCGAACCGGTCGAGGACTAG
- a CDS encoding helix-turn-helix domain-containing protein, which produces MTKRATAETKRLYDDACGTAHGLELVGDRWTLLLLRELMYGPRRFSDLKRDMLGISANVLSQRLEELERRGLLSKVRLPPPAARDAYRATEWGLEVKPVIMELGRFAARSPGHDPTLPLSPVSIMMSFETMIDAGQADGFSGRIGLVLNDEPFIADVQGPAITVSRGAVDACPAVITGTPEVVAGVVYGGAPVEMLAFAGDEALARRFLTLFTLPPKVDARPG; this is translated from the coding sequence GTGACCAAGCGAGCGACGGCCGAGACGAAGCGGCTGTACGACGATGCCTGCGGGACCGCGCACGGACTCGAGCTGGTCGGCGACCGCTGGACGCTGCTGCTGCTGCGCGAGCTGATGTACGGGCCGCGGCGCTTTTCAGACCTCAAGCGCGACATGCTCGGGATCAGCGCCAACGTGCTGAGCCAGCGGCTCGAGGAGCTCGAGCGGCGCGGATTGCTCAGCAAGGTTCGGCTTCCGCCACCGGCAGCGCGCGACGCCTACCGGGCGACCGAGTGGGGTCTCGAGGTCAAGCCGGTCATTATGGAACTCGGCCGCTTCGCCGCGCGCTCGCCGGGGCACGATCCGACGCTTCCGCTAAGCCCGGTCTCGATCATGATGAGCTTCGAGACGATGATCGACGCCGGCCAGGCGGACGGCTTCTCGGGGCGGATCGGGTTGGTCCTGAACGACGAGCCCTTCATCGCCGACGTCCAGGGCCCGGCGATCACCGTTTCGCGCGGCGCGGTCGACGCCTGCCCGGCGGTGATCACCGGAACGCCGGAAGTGGTCGCGGGCGTGGTCTATGGCGGCGCACCGGTCGAAATGCTGGCTTTCGCGGGAGACGAAGCGCTGGCACGGCGTTTCCTCACCCTCTTCACCCTGCCGCCCAAGGTCGACGCCCGCCCCGGTTGA
- a CDS encoding esterase-like activity of phytase family protein — MQSLLSKLLIALAFSLLAADSRSGWPDRVPSPAGVAAVRYSPAGGEARDGPVRITGIWRVEAADGRFAGLSALVAVPGRRLQALTDSGVLVDLPRPGEGNTARLSDLPAGPGYPTFKRYRDSEAMLLDRNGGGRWVSFENRHGLWRFEADGRGREVMSLRGRGWTANGGIEAMVEDPADGALLLIPEDRRVVVRMKNGVGEVPLGGATGGIADAVRLPDGRMVVAVREIGLLGIRNRLAWLRRGGLGYRLTPFATLPLGPLDNVEGLAADPGSLGGTRIWAVTDNDGWRRTLLLRMELDTTKAPAKAGAQGR; from the coding sequence TTGCAGTCTTTGTTAAGCAAGCTGCTGATTGCGCTGGCTTTTTCGCTGCTCGCTGCCGATTCGCGATCGGGTTGGCCCGACCGCGTGCCGTCCCCGGCCGGGGTTGCTGCGGTACGATACTCTCCTGCCGGCGGAGAGGCGCGCGATGGGCCAGTACGGATCACGGGCATCTGGCGGGTGGAAGCGGCCGACGGGCGCTTCGCGGGACTGTCGGCGCTGGTCGCCGTGCCCGGCCGCCGGCTCCAGGCGCTGACCGATTCGGGCGTGCTGGTCGACCTCCCGCGACCAGGAGAGGGAAACACTGCCCGCCTTTCGGACCTCCCCGCCGGGCCGGGTTATCCGACGTTCAAGCGCTACCGTGATTCGGAGGCGATGCTGCTCGACCGTAACGGGGGTGGTCGCTGGGTGTCGTTCGAGAACCGGCACGGCCTGTGGCGCTTCGAGGCGGACGGCCGCGGGCGCGAGGTCATGAGCCTGCGCGGGCGCGGCTGGACCGCGAACGGAGGGATCGAGGCGATGGTCGAGGATCCGGCTGACGGAGCCCTGCTCCTGATCCCCGAAGACAGGCGGGTCGTGGTGCGAATGAAGAACGGGGTCGGCGAAGTCCCGCTTGGCGGAGCGACCGGCGGGATCGCCGATGCGGTGCGGCTGCCCGACGGGCGGATGGTCGTTGCGGTACGTGAGATCGGGCTGCTCGGAATCCGCAACCGCCTGGCCTGGCTACGCCGAGGGGGGCTCGGCTACCGGCTGACCCCGTTCGCCACCCTTCCGCTCGGCCCGCTTGACAATGTCGAGGGGCTCGCCGCCGATCCGGGATCGCTAGGCGGCACCCGGATCTGGGCGGTCACCGACAATGACGGCTGGCGCCGCACCCTGCTGCTTCGGATGGAGCTGGACACGACAAAAGCCCCGGCGAAGGCCGGGGCTCAAGGTCGCTAG
- a CDS encoding OmpA family protein, producing the protein MTKGKKLTVGLMAASLVATSACTTNPETGNRRISQTGLGAILGAAGGYLVGDIVGGRNSRTESIIGAGIGALGGAAVGRYMDQQEAELRRETAGTGVDVIRQGDDLILRMPSGITFAYDRYDIQPQFQSTLNEVAGTLAQYNQSYIDIYGHTDSSGSDAYNQTLSERRAGAVANYLTARGVARARMATRGFGESQLLVNPERSEADRAANRRVEIKVVPFRG; encoded by the coding sequence ATGACCAAGGGGAAGAAGCTCACCGTCGGCCTGATGGCCGCCTCGCTGGTGGCGACCAGCGCCTGCACCACCAATCCCGAGACCGGCAACCGCCGGATCAGCCAGACCGGCCTCGGCGCCATCCTCGGCGCGGCCGGCGGCTATCTCGTCGGTGATATCGTCGGCGGTCGCAACAGCCGCACCGAATCGATCATCGGCGCGGGCATCGGCGCCTTGGGTGGCGCCGCCGTCGGCCGCTACATGGACCAGCAGGAAGCCGAGCTCCGCCGCGAGACCGCAGGCACCGGCGTCGACGTCATCCGCCAGGGCGACGACCTGATCCTGCGCATGCCGAGCGGAATTACCTTCGCCTACGACCGTTACGACATCCAGCCGCAGTTCCAGTCGACCCTCAACGAAGTCGCGGGGACGCTCGCCCAGTACAATCAGAGCTACATCGACATCTACGGCCATACCGATTCGAGCGGCTCGGACGCCTACAACCAGACGCTTTCGGAGCGTCGTGCCGGGGCGGTCGCCAACTATCTCACCGCGCGCGGCGTCGCCCGTGCCCGCATGGCCACCCGCGGCTTCGGCGAATCGCAGCTGCTGGTGAACCCGGAACGCAGCGAAGCCGACCGCGCGGCCAACCGCCGGGTCGAGATCAAGGTCGTTCCCTTCCGCGGCTAA
- the infA gene encoding translation initiation factor IF-1, which translates to MAKEELLEMRGRVVELLPNAMFRVELENGHEILGHTAGKMRKNRIRVLTGDEVLVELTPYDLTKGRITYRFMPGRGGPPGYNG; encoded by the coding sequence ATGGCCAAGGAAGAACTTCTCGAGATGCGCGGGCGGGTGGTCGAACTGCTCCCCAACGCGATGTTCCGCGTCGAGCTCGAGAACGGTCACGAGATCCTGGGTCACACCGCGGGCAAGATGCGCAAGAATCGCATCCGCGTGCTGACCGGCGACGAGGTGCTGGTCGAGCTGACGCCCTACGACCTCACCAAGGGTCGCATCACCTACCGCTTCATGCCCGGCCGCGGGGGCCCGCCCGGCTACAACGGCTAA
- a CDS encoding DUF1428 domain-containing protein: MSYVDGFILPLHPDKHDAYKAMAETFAREAAKLGGVSIETLGDGLKPGTLTSFPRSVHAEEGENVVFSFVIWPDKAARDAGWERIMGMPELQPEGEMPFDGKRMFWGGFTPLVGNEALEALLAARKSEA, translated from the coding sequence ATGAGCTACGTCGATGGATTCATCCTGCCCCTGCATCCCGACAAGCATGACGCCTACAAGGCGATGGCAGAGACCTTCGCCCGCGAAGCGGCCAAGCTCGGTGGCGTATCGATCGAGACCCTCGGCGACGGACTGAAGCCCGGCACCCTCACCAGCTTTCCCCGCTCGGTCCACGCCGAGGAAGGCGAGAATGTCGTCTTCTCCTTCGTCATCTGGCCCGACAAGGCAGCCCGTGACGCAGGCTGGGAAAGGATCATGGGGATGCCCGAGCTTCAGCCCGAGGGCGAGATGCCGTTCGACGGCAAGCGCATGTTCTGGGGCGGCTTCACCCCGCTGGTCGGGAATGAGGCGCTGGAGGCGCTCCTCGCCGCCCGCAAATCGGAGGCCTGA
- a CDS encoding VOC family protein, with amino-acid sequence MIFINLPVKDVARSTAFYETLGFTKDPKFSNEQASMMAWSDEIKVMLLAHPFYSTFTSKPVADAHATSQVLLCVSANSRAGVDAMVATAEAAGGLPDPGPTQEMGEMMYGRSFEDPDGHHWEVGWMNLDAMAEVPHQPIVEEA; translated from the coding sequence ATGATCTTCATCAACCTGCCGGTGAAGGACGTCGCGCGATCGACCGCCTTCTACGAGACCCTTGGCTTCACCAAGGATCCCAAATTCTCGAACGAGCAGGCCAGCATGATGGCGTGGAGCGACGAGATTAAAGTCATGCTCCTCGCGCACCCCTTCTACTCGACCTTCACCAGCAAGCCGGTGGCCGACGCCCACGCGACCAGCCAGGTTCTGCTGTGCGTGTCCGCCAACAGCCGTGCCGGCGTGGACGCGATGGTCGCGACCGCCGAGGCCGCGGGCGGCCTGCCCGATCCGGGTCCGACCCAGGAAATGGGTGAAATGATGTACGGCCGCAGCTTCGAGGACCCCGACGGGCACCATTGGGAAGTCGGCTGGATGAACCTCGATGCCATGGCGGAAGTCCCGCACCAGCCGATCGTCGAAGAGGCCTGA
- the cobS gene encoding cobaltochelatase subunit CobS: MSDLQNETQLPSGETLMTAPDKMLKVRDAFGIDSDMEVPAFSEADERVPDLDPAYVFDPDTTLAICAGFARNRRVMVQGYHGTGKSTHIEQVAARLKWPCIRINLDAHISRIDLIGRDAIVLRGGQQVTEFREGLLPWALQHPVALVFDEYDAGRPDVMFVIQRVLEVEGKLTLLDQNRVIRPNPNFRMFATTNTIGLGDTTGLYHGTQALNQGQLDRWNIVTTLNYLPAATEAQIVLAKSGEYDKPDGRKTVEQMVKVADLTRSAFINGDISTVMSPRTVISWAQNALIFGDVGFAFRVSFLNKCDEAERGLIAEMYQRVFGKDLPESIAGKA, from the coding sequence ATGTCCGACCTCCAGAACGAAACCCAGCTTCCCTCGGGCGAGACGCTGATGACCGCGCCCGACAAGATGCTGAAGGTGCGCGACGCCTTCGGGATCGACAGCGACATGGAGGTGCCGGCCTTCTCCGAGGCCGACGAGCGCGTTCCCGACCTCGATCCCGCCTATGTGTTCGATCCCGATACCACCCTCGCCATCTGCGCCGGCTTCGCGCGCAATCGGCGGGTGATGGTCCAGGGCTATCACGGGACCGGCAAGTCGACCCACATCGAGCAGGTCGCGGCGCGGCTGAAGTGGCCGTGCATCCGGATCAACCTCGACGCGCACATCAGCCGAATCGACCTCATCGGCCGCGACGCGATCGTGCTTCGCGGCGGCCAGCAGGTGACCGAGTTCCGCGAGGGCCTGTTGCCGTGGGCGCTCCAGCACCCGGTCGCGCTTGTGTTCGACGAATATGACGCCGGCCGCCCGGACGTGATGTTCGTCATCCAGCGCGTGCTCGAGGTCGAGGGCAAGCTGACCCTGCTCGACCAGAACCGGGTGATCCGTCCCAATCCCAATTTCCGGATGTTCGCGACCACCAACACGATCGGGCTGGGCGACACGACCGGGCTCTATCATGGCACGCAGGCGCTCAACCAGGGTCAGCTCGACCGCTGGAACATCGTCACGACGCTGAACTATCTGCCGGCGGCGACCGAGGCTCAGATCGTGCTCGCCAAGTCGGGCGAATATGACAAGCCCGACGGTCGCAAGACGGTCGAGCAGATGGTCAAGGTCGCCGACCTGACGCGGAGCGCCTTCATCAACGGCGACATCTCGACCGTGATGAGCCCGCGCACGGTGATCAGCTGGGCCCAGAATGCGCTGATCTTCGGCGACGTCGGCTTCGCCTTCCGGGTGAGCTTCCTCAACAAGTGCGACGAGGCCGAGCGTGGCCTGATCGCGGAAATGTATCAGCGGGTGTTCGGCAAGGACCTGCCGGAGAGCATCGCGGGCAAGGCCTGA
- a CDS encoding glutathione S-transferase family protein: MALVEQAGIELTTFGWVPPFARGQVRDLRVRWALEEIGADYCVRTVGPIPPGYEREQPFCQVPAYREGDLQLFESGAIVQHIGEKDERLLPSDPAARARAIQWTYAALNSVEPWVMGYAALDAFYPGEEWARLRKPSAREELVKRLGRVAEWLGGSEWLEGDRFTIGDLMMVAVLRIMGDERGPVAEYPTLDAYRARGLARPAFQRALADQIALYSDKPKGEVA, from the coding sequence GTGGCCCTCGTCGAGCAAGCGGGAATCGAGCTGACGACGTTCGGCTGGGTCCCGCCCTTCGCCCGCGGCCAGGTCCGCGATCTTCGAGTCCGCTGGGCACTCGAGGAGATCGGCGCCGACTATTGCGTCCGGACGGTCGGGCCCATCCCGCCCGGCTACGAACGCGAACAGCCCTTCTGCCAGGTGCCCGCCTATCGCGAAGGCGACCTCCAGCTGTTCGAGAGCGGGGCAATCGTCCAGCACATCGGCGAGAAGGACGAGCGACTGCTGCCGAGCGACCCCGCCGCTCGCGCCCGCGCCATCCAGTGGACCTATGCCGCGCTCAACAGCGTCGAGCCATGGGTCATGGGCTATGCCGCGCTTGATGCTTTCTACCCGGGTGAGGAGTGGGCCAGGCTGCGCAAGCCGAGCGCCCGCGAGGAGCTGGTCAAGCGGCTTGGCCGGGTGGCCGAATGGCTCGGCGGCTCCGAATGGCTCGAAGGCGATCGCTTCACCATCGGCGACCTGATGATGGTCGCCGTCCTGCGCATCATGGGCGACGAGCGCGGCCCGGTGGCCGAATATCCGACGCTCGACGCCTATCGGGCGCGCGGCCTTGCCCGTCCCGCCTTCCAGCGCGCGCTGGCCGACCAGATCGCGCTCTACTCCGACAAACCGAAGGGAGAAGTCGCATGA
- the rpmB gene encoding 50S ribosomal protein L28 — protein MARVCELTGKGRQVGNNVSHANNKTKRTFLPNLQNVTLISDELGKSVKLRVSTHGLRSVEHVGGLDNWLIKTSEDKLGTEARKLKRELAKKAKSAAA, from the coding sequence ATGGCGCGCGTGTGCGAGCTGACCGGCAAGGGCCGGCAGGTGGGCAACAATGTTTCCCACGCGAACAACAAGACCAAGCGGACCTTCCTGCCCAACCTGCAGAACGTCACGCTGATCAGCGACGAGCTGGGCAAGAGCGTCAAGCTGCGCGTCTCGACCCATGGCCTGCGCTCGGTCGAGCATGTCGGCGGCCTCGACAACTGGCTGATCAAGACCAGCGAAGACAAGCTCGGCACCGAGGCGCGCAAGCTCAAGCGCGAGCTCGCCAAGAAGGCCAAGTCGGCCGCCGCCTGA